Proteins co-encoded in one bacterium genomic window:
- a CDS encoding proton-conducting transporter membrane subunit: MILAAMFIPIILGVIVYLVPRKLNRGHELLALAGTVVTFILAVRLFALGTANVSYNWFTMGNTTVAFDFRLYPFSRFIMAAASAFAMLITLYSWKPIAGHSRINEYYAYLLICLGATNGAVLSNNFLLLLVFWETLLILTYLFITLGKQGAYKTATKSLILGGVADFLMILGVGVLWMRTGTLTMTDPSLPVVTTGYAGAAFILMMIGASAKAGSMPFHTWIPDAAIDAPLPFMAFLPAALEKLLGIYLLARIGLDFFRLDRTMSIVTMTLGAVTILLPVFAALVQKDYKKLLSFHAISQVGYMVMGIGTNVALGVAGGVWHMLNHSMYKSTLFLTGGSVEKQTGTTDLRQLGGLGKKMPLTALCAFIAAASISGIPPLNGYFSKELVYHGAHETGLWIFVIAAMLGSTMTLVSFLKLTFTTYLGQKKQALEETREAHWTMLVPMLIIAAGCVLFGVYNQLPIRLFIQPLISAPGVPFSSVEVAQHSWLVTPITLLALAFLALGFVAFFVGRARTHESLTAMDYVHDAPVLRTLYGWSEKRYFDIYEQGVRFLRWLAGLVFRFIERLADYLVEGTAWLGVALGQQVRKLHTGLLAVYLSWVIFGIVILLLLVGGVFK, translated from the coding sequence ATGATACTCGCGGCGATGTTCATCCCGATTATCCTCGGAGTCATCGTCTACCTCGTGCCGCGCAAGCTGAATCGCGGCCACGAACTCCTGGCGCTGGCCGGCACGGTCGTCACATTCATCCTTGCCGTCAGGCTCTTCGCGCTCGGCACGGCCAACGTCAGCTACAACTGGTTCACCATGGGCAACACCACGGTCGCGTTCGACTTCCGCCTCTATCCGTTCAGCCGCTTCATCATGGCCGCGGCGTCGGCCTTCGCGATGCTCATCACGCTCTACTCCTGGAAGCCGATTGCGGGACACAGCCGGATCAATGAGTATTACGCCTACCTGCTCATCTGCCTGGGTGCGACCAACGGTGCGGTGCTCAGCAACAACTTCCTGCTGCTCCTCGTGTTCTGGGAGACGCTGCTCATCCTCACCTACCTCTTCATCACGCTGGGCAAGCAAGGCGCCTACAAGACCGCGACCAAGAGCCTGATTCTCGGCGGCGTCGCCGACTTCCTGATGATTCTGGGCGTCGGCGTGCTCTGGATGCGGACCGGGACCCTGACCATGACCGACCCGAGCCTGCCGGTGGTCACGACCGGGTATGCCGGTGCCGCGTTTATCCTGATGATGATCGGCGCGTCGGCCAAGGCCGGCTCGATGCCGTTCCACACTTGGATACCGGATGCCGCGATTGACGCTCCCCTGCCGTTCATGGCCTTCCTGCCGGCAGCTTTGGAGAAGCTGCTCGGCATCTACCTGCTTGCACGCATCGGACTCGACTTCTTCCGGCTCGACCGGACCATGTCCATCGTCACGATGACACTGGGTGCCGTAACCATCCTCTTACCGGTCTTTGCCGCGCTGGTCCAGAAAGACTACAAGAAACTACTTTCCTTCCACGCCATCAGCCAGGTCGGATACATGGTCATGGGCATCGGCACTAACGTCGCGCTGGGAGTGGCCGGCGGCGTCTGGCACATGCTCAACCACTCGATGTACAAGAGCACGCTCTTCCTGACTGGCGGTTCGGTTGAGAAGCAGACCGGGACCACCGACCTCCGCCAGTTGGGCGGCCTCGGAAAGAAGATGCCGCTGACCGCCCTCTGCGCCTTCATCGCCGCGGCGTCCATCTCCGGCATCCCGCCGCTCAACGGCTACTTCAGCAAGGAGCTTGTCTACCACGGGGCCCACGAGACCGGGCTCTGGATATTCGTTATCGCCGCCATGCTCGGCTCGACCATGACCCTGGTCTCATTCCTCAAACTGACCTTCACCACCTACCTCGGTCAGAAGAAGCAGGCCCTTGAAGAGACCAGGGAAGCCCACTGGACCATGCTCGTGCCGATGCTCATCATCGCGGCGGGCTGCGTCCTTTTCGGCGTCTACAACCAGTTGCCCATCCGGCTCTTCATCCAGCCCTTGATATCCGCGCCCGGGGTCCCGTTCAGCAGTGTCGAAGTCGCCCAGCATTCCTGGCTGGTGACACCGATAACGCTGCTCGCCTTGGCGTTCCTTGCCCTCGGGTTTGTCGCCTTCTTTGTCGGCCGGGCCCGCACCCACGAGTCCCTGACCGCAATGGACTATGTCCACGACGCGCCGGTGCTGCGGACCCTGTACGGCTGGTCGGAGAAGCGGTACTTCGACATTTACGAACAGGGTGTCCGCTTCCTCCGCTGGCTGGCCGGCCTGGTCTTCCGTTTCATCGAGCGTCTGGCCGACTATCTGGTTGAAGGTACGGCGTGGCTGGGCGTTGCACTCGGCCAGCAGGTTCGCAAACTGCACACCGGCCTGCTTGCCGTCTACCTCTCCTGGGTCATCTTCGGCATCGTAATCCTGCTGCTGCTGGTCGGTGGAGTCTTCAAATGA